The Streptomyces sp. NBC_01276 genome contains the following window.
GGACCTGGGTCTGGAGGAGGGGATCGCCGAGCGGATCACGTCGGGCCGTTCCGCGACCGACGAGGTGCACATGGCGGCCGATCGGCTACTGGCCGTGAACATCCGGCCCACCGCTCCGTACGGCTCGGCCGGTACCGTCGTCACGCTGCGCGACACCACGGAGCTGCGGGCGCTGTCCGGCAGGGCCGAGGTGGCCCGCGAGCGGCTGAAGCTGCTCTACGACGCGGGCGTGCAGGTGGGAACGACCCTGGACGTGGAGCGCACGGCGCAGGAACTGGCACAGGTGGCGGTCCCCCGGTTCGCCGACGTGGTCACGGTCGACCTGCTGGAGCCGGTGCTGCGCGGCGAGGAGCCACCCGATGTGAACACCGAGATGCGCCGCACCGCCGCCGAGGGCCTCCAGGGCGACCACCCGCTCTACCCCGTCGGCCGGCTGATCCGGTTCGTTCCGACCAGCCCGATGGCCGCCGGGCTGGCCCGCGGCCACGCGGTGCTGGAAGCGGACCTGCACGCCACCCTGCACTGGCGGGACCAGGACCCGGCCAACGCCGAGCGGATCCTGGAACGCGGCATCCACTCCATGATCGCCGTACCCCTGCGGGCCCGGGGCGTCGTGCTGGGGATGGCCGGCTACTGGCGGGGGAAGGACGCCGCGCCGTTCGACGAGGAGGACGTGTCCTTCGCCGAGGAGCTGACCGCACGGGCGGCGCTGTCCGTCGACAACGCCCGCCGTTACACCCGCGAGCACACCGTGGCCGACACCCTGCAGCGCAGTCTGCTGCCGCGTGGCGTCCCCGAGCAGTCCGCCGTGGAGGTCGCGCACCGCTACGTGTCCGCGCAGGCCGGTGTGGGCGGCGACTGGTTCGACGTCATCCCCCTGCCCGGCGCCCGGGTGGCGCTGGTGGTCGGCGACGTCGTCGGGCACGGTCTGTACGCCGCCGCCACCATGGGTCGCCTGCGTACGGCCGTGTACAACTTCTCCACCCTCGACCTGCCTCCGGACGAGCTCCTGAGCCACCTGGACGAGCTGGTCGCCCACATCGACACCGACCAGCAGGAGTGGCAGGGCATCACCGGAGCCACCTGCCTGTGCGCCGTCTACGACCCCGTCTCGGGGCGGGTGACGGCCGCCACCGCCGGCCATCCGGGCCCCGCCCTGGTCCACCCCGACGGCAGCGTGTCCTTCCCCGAGGTGCCGGTCTCCCCGCCGCTGGGCCTGGGCGAGGGCCTGCCCATGGAGACCGCGGAGCTGAGCCTGCCCGAGGGCTCCCTGCTGGCGCTCTTCACCAACGGGCTGATCGAGGGCCGCGACCGCGATCCGGACGCGGGCCTCGCGGCGCTGCGCGCCGCCCTGTCCGGGCCGGCCCGTACCCCGGAGGAAACCTGCACCGCGGTGATCGAGGCGGTGCTGCCCACCCGGCCCAGCGACGACATCGCGCTGCTGGTGGCACGGACCCGCCGGCTGGACCCGGCGCGGATCGCCGAGTGGGACGTACCGCCCGACCCGGCGCAGGTGTCCCGGGTGCGCAACGCGTGCGCCCGGCGGCTGGCCGACTGGGGCCTGGACGAGATCGCCTTCACGACGGAGCTCATCCTGAGCGAACTGATCACCAACGCCATCCGCTACGGGAGCGAGCCCATCCGGGTGAGGCTGCTGTACGACCGCGGCCTGATCTGCGAGGTCTCCGACGGGTCGAGCACCTCCCCGCACCTGCGCCGGGCGGAGGAGACCGACGAGGGCGGCCGCGGCCTGTTCCTCGTCGCGCAGTTCGCCCAGCGCTGGGGCACCCGCTACACCGCCCGCGGCAAGATCATTTGGAGCGAGCAGGCCCTCCACGAGGCAGTGGTGGGGGGTGTGCCGCCCGCAACGCTTCCGGGGGAGGCGCTCCTGGCCGGCTGGGACGACGAGCCCCTCTGACGGGCGGCGGGCGGCGCGAACGGCAGCGGACACCACCGGCTGGAACTGCGCTGCCGGGGGCATCGAACGTACGCTGGTCTCGACCGGTACGCGCCCGCCCGCCATGGAGCCTTAGTGCCCGCACCTCGTCTCCGGACAGCCGCCGTCGGAGTCTGCCTCGCCCTCGCGGCGGCGCCCCTCGGCGGCTGCGGGGACAAGCCGACCGCCGTGCCCAGGACCCCCGCGGCGGCCACCTCCGCCGCGGACGCCGGCGGCATGGCGGCACTGACCGCGGCGGCGAAGAAGGAGGGGGCGCTCAACGCGATCGCGCTCCCGGACGACTGGGCCAACTACGGCGCACTGATCGACGGCTTCGAGAAGAAGTACGGGATCAAGGTCTCGGTGGAGCACCCGGAGGGCAGCAGCCAGGACGAGATCAACGCCCTGAAGGAGCACAGGCGCGACGGCCGCGCCCCCGACGTGATCGACGTGGGGGGCTCCTTCGCCCAGTCCGCGGCACAGCAGGGCCTGCTCGCACCGTACAAGGTCGCCCCGTGGAACAGCATTCCCGAGGAGCAGAAGGACCCGCACGCCCTCTGGTACAACAATTACGGCGGCTACGTTTCGATCGGCTGCGACGCCAAGCGCGTCAAGAACTGCCCCGCGACCTTCGCCGATCTGCGCAAGCCCGAGTACAAGGGCAAGGTCACGCTCAACGGCGACCCGACCAAATCGGGCTCCGCCTTCGCCGGCGTGTACGCGGCGGCCCTGGCGAACGGGGGGTCCTTCGACGACATCCAGCCCGGTATCGACTTCTTCGCCGAGCTGAGAAGGAACGGCAACTTCGTCCCGGTCGAATCCACCCCGACGACGATCGAGAAGGGACAGACCCCGATCAGCATCGACTGGGACTTCCTCAACCTCGGATACGCCGACGAATTCCGCAGGAAGGGCGCGGACGTCGACTGGCGGACCGCCATCCCCTTCGACGGCAGTTTCGCCGAGTACTACGCCCACGGGGTGAACAAGGACGCCCCGCACCCGGCGGCGGCACGCCTGTGGCAGGAGTACGTCTTCAGCCCGGAGGGCCAGAACATCAGGCTCGGCGCCTACGCACGCCCCGTGCTCATGGACGCCATGGCGAAGGACGGCACCCTCGACAAGGCCGCCGCGGACAACCTGCCGACGGTCGAGGGCACGCCGACGTTCCCGACGGAGGCGCAGCGGGAGAAGGCGAAGGAGACCGTCAACCGCAACTGGGCCGAAGCCGTTCCGGGCTGAGGGCCGGGCGGCCCATGCCGGTTCCGGTCATTGCTCGCGGCGCAGCTCGTCGAGCCGCTTCTCGAAGGCCTTCGTCTCCGCGATAAGACGCTCGCGCGCTTCCTTCTGCCGCTCGTCGCCCCGGCGCTTGAACGCCTTGGTGAAATGCGGCTGCAGCTGGGTCCACCAGCCGTGGTCCAGCATCGCCCAGGACTGCGGGCACAACGGGGCACGGGTCTTGGGCAGGTAGCCGGCGGCGACCAGGGGGGCGTGGAACTTCTTCGGGTCGCTCCCCTCCAGGTAGCACAGGAAGTTGAAGACCCGTTGCTGGGTGACGGGGTGATCGCCGGAGAGCCCCTCCAGCGTCAGCCGGCCCTCCCTGCGGGCGATCTCGTCGAACAGGACCGCGGCTGCCAGCGTCGGGCCGGCTCCCACCTGGTTGATGGTGGAGAACGACGCGTACCCGTCGGCGGCGTCCTCCTCCAGGCCGAGGTTGGCCAGCATCAGCTGACGCTGCAGGGCATGGCCCAGCTCGTGACCGAAGATGAACCGGGTCGAAGCCGCGGTCAGGTCGTCGGCGTTGAACTCGTCCGCGGGGAGCGGGGCAGGACGCTTGACGGTCTTGACCACGTCACCGAGGGCCTTTTCGATCTCGGTCAGGAACGCCGCCGTCATGAAGATCGTCCTGCCGTCGGGCTGGGTGACCGCGTCCGTGACCCCGGGCGGGACCTTGTCGGTGACCTTCACGACCAGGTCGTGCGGGAGGACGAGCGCCTCGTTCACCCAGTCGGCGGCCTGCTCCAGCACGCCGGACCTGCGGACCACGTCCACGGCGTGCCGGTCCTCGGGCTTGATCGTGTCATCCTCGTAGACCACGGTGACCTCGCCGCCCGTGGCGGCCGCGCCGCCGTCGGCGCCGCACGAGACGGCTGCGAAGCCGACGGCGAGCAGCGCCCCCACGGAAGCGGTCCGCAGCAGGGCCGTGTACCCACCGGCGCTCGACACCCCGGCCGGCTCCTCTCGTTCGTCACGACGTGGCGGCGGGCAGGTGCGCGCCCGCAGGGGACCCGAGCCCGAGAACCCGCCACGCGGATTATGATCGAAGTGGCTTTTGTCTACAAGCACCCGCTTGATGCTATTTCCTTCCCTCGATTCGGGGCATCCGCGCGGGCACCCGGACGGGGTCCGGTGCGACTACGTGGCGGAGGGCGCCCGGGGCCTCCGCGCGTCCCGCCGACCGGAGGAGAGAAGCCATGACCGAGCAGCGCTACCGCGTGACCGGCATGAGCTGCGGGCACTGTGCCGAGCGGCTCACCCGCGAAGTGGCCCTGGTTCCCGGGGTGAGCGGCGTCGCCGTGGACCTCGGCGCCCAGACCGTCACCGTGAGCGGCGAGCCGCTGGACGAGGTCCTGATCAGGGACGCGATCACCGGGGCCGGCTACGGCGTCGCGGCGGTGCTGTGACCGCACGCCGGGACAACAGCCCTGCAACAGGCGGCTGTTGAAAGGTCGAACGCCGCAAGATAGCAGCCTTTCGAGGAGTTGCCCGGATGTTTATCCGATGGTGATGGTCCTTCCTCCCTGACGCCACACCGGGCACTAGCGTCCCGTGGCACCCCAGGAGAGCCGGATGTGCGGGTGTGAACCGCACGGCACGCGCCGGCGGCCGGCACGGCCCCGACTCTCCTGCAGGACCACGGAGCAAGGAGGCAATGTGCTGTCATTCCGGCGGCGATCCGGCAGCGGCTTGTCGGTGGCCACGAAGTACACGATCGGAAGCGGCCTGGTCATCAGTGCCCTGGCCGTCACGCTGATCGCGCTGCTGATCCCCGTGGCCAAGTACGGCGACCGCGCCTCGGCGGCCACCACGGGAGCGGCGGCACCGGCAGCGGGGATCGTGGACGACGGCGCCGGGATCATGAGCACGGCGTACGGGCCGCTCACCCCCACCGACCGGGACTTCGTCCGCAAGGTGCGGCTCGCCGGGCTCTGGGAGCTGCCCGCGGGGCGACAGGCCCAGCAGCGCGGGACGCGCCCCTCCGTGCGCACGGCCGGGGAACACCTCGT
Protein-coding sequences here:
- a CDS encoding DUF4344 domain-containing metallopeptidase, which translates into the protein MSSAGGYTALLRTASVGALLAVGFAAVSCGADGGAAATGGEVTVVYEDDTIKPEDRHAVDVVRRSGVLEQAADWVNEALVLPHDLVVKVTDKVPPGVTDAVTQPDGRTIFMTAAFLTEIEKALGDVVKTVKRPAPLPADEFNADDLTAASTRFIFGHELGHALQRQLMLANLGLEEDAADGYASFSTINQVGAGPTLAAAVLFDEIARREGRLTLEGLSGDHPVTQQRVFNFLCYLEGSDPKKFHAPLVAAGYLPKTRAPLCPQSWAMLDHGWWTQLQPHFTKAFKRRGDERQKEARERLIAETKAFEKRLDELRREQ
- a CDS encoding ABC transporter substrate-binding protein, with protein sequence MPAPRLRTAAVGVCLALAAAPLGGCGDKPTAVPRTPAAATSAADAGGMAALTAAAKKEGALNAIALPDDWANYGALIDGFEKKYGIKVSVEHPEGSSQDEINALKEHRRDGRAPDVIDVGGSFAQSAAQQGLLAPYKVAPWNSIPEEQKDPHALWYNNYGGYVSIGCDAKRVKNCPATFADLRKPEYKGKVTLNGDPTKSGSAFAGVYAAALANGGSFDDIQPGIDFFAELRRNGNFVPVESTPTTIEKGQTPISIDWDFLNLGYADEFRRKGADVDWRTAIPFDGSFAEYYAHGVNKDAPHPAAARLWQEYVFSPEGQNIRLGAYARPVLMDAMAKDGTLDKAAADNLPTVEGTPTFPTEAQREKAKETVNRNWAEAVPG
- a CDS encoding heavy-metal-associated domain-containing protein gives rise to the protein MTEQRYRVTGMSCGHCAERLTREVALVPGVSGVAVDLGAQTVTVSGEPLDEVLIRDAITGAGYGVAAVL
- a CDS encoding SpoIIE family protein phosphatase; its protein translation is MSNYLGGLRRRLLRSAPSPSAPARPSPSGNRREQEGRRERAPSPRGGARRPQRLSSLLSARSVAGEVFLLQLAVVVLLVAAAVLALVVQARSSAMLDARHRTLAAAGTFAESPGMVAALHSAHPSAVLQPSAEAARKIAGVDGLNVYTLDGVTLAHSDPHQIGKRVVGPFASAAAGKSFTETFAGSLGQSVVSVVPVKDARGNVIAVVSSPVTVQNVQSMVNGQLPVVLGSAAAVLALSAGGTALVSRRLLRRTHGLGPEEMTRMYEHHDAVLHAVREGVLIVGDGGRLLLANDEARRLLALPGDAEGRPVTDLGLEEGIAERITSGRSATDEVHMAADRLLAVNIRPTAPYGSAGTVVTLRDTTELRALSGRAEVARERLKLLYDAGVQVGTTLDVERTAQELAQVAVPRFADVVTVDLLEPVLRGEEPPDVNTEMRRTAAEGLQGDHPLYPVGRLIRFVPTSPMAAGLARGHAVLEADLHATLHWRDQDPANAERILERGIHSMIAVPLRARGVVLGMAGYWRGKDAAPFDEEDVSFAEELTARAALSVDNARRYTREHTVADTLQRSLLPRGVPEQSAVEVAHRYVSAQAGVGGDWFDVIPLPGARVALVVGDVVGHGLYAAATMGRLRTAVYNFSTLDLPPDELLSHLDELVAHIDTDQQEWQGITGATCLCAVYDPVSGRVTAATAGHPGPALVHPDGSVSFPEVPVSPPLGLGEGLPMETAELSLPEGSLLALFTNGLIEGRDRDPDAGLAALRAALSGPARTPEETCTAVIEAVLPTRPSDDIALLVARTRRLDPARIAEWDVPPDPAQVSRVRNACARRLADWGLDEIAFTTELILSELITNAIRYGSEPIRVRLLYDRGLICEVSDGSSTSPHLRRAEETDEGGRGLFLVAQFAQRWGTRYTARGKIIWSEQALHEAVVGGVPPATLPGEALLAGWDDEPL